A single window of Undibacterium sp. 5I1 DNA harbors:
- the dnaQ gene encoding DNA polymerase III subunit epsilon — translation MTNIKRQIVLDTETTGLNARTGDRVIEIGCVELVNRKLTGNNFHRYINPERDSEEGALAVHGLTTEFLSDKPKFAEIVQEFCAYIKDAEVVIHNAPFDVGFLNAEFLRLNLPVFTDYVEQVTDTLVQAKELHPGKRNSLDALCTRYDVSNSHRKLHGALLDAELLADVFLAMSRGQNSFAIETEVEEKVSVVEEILPDIPLQGVIVVCASDDELAAHETLLVGLGKEVRGQSIWHSNSQTAE, via the coding sequence ATGACAAATATCAAGCGACAAATTGTTTTAGATACGGAAACAACAGGACTCAACGCCAGAACTGGCGACAGAGTGATTGAGATTGGTTGCGTAGAATTAGTTAACCGCAAGCTAACTGGCAATAATTTTCATCGCTACATTAATCCTGAACGTGACTCGGAAGAGGGCGCGTTAGCCGTTCATGGATTGACAACAGAGTTCTTAAGCGACAAGCCTAAATTTGCAGAAATTGTCCAAGAGTTTTGCGCTTATATTAAAGATGCAGAAGTTGTTATCCATAATGCACCGTTTGACGTCGGTTTTCTTAATGCCGAGTTTCTCCGCCTTAATTTGCCTGTCTTTACCGACTATGTAGAGCAAGTTACTGACACATTAGTGCAGGCAAAGGAGTTGCATCCAGGAAAGCGTAACTCTCTCGATGCCCTCTGTACTCGCTATGACGTTTCTAATTCGCACCGAAAACTCCACGGAGCATTATTAGATGCCGAGTTATTGGCGGATGTGTTCCTGGCGATGTCTCGTGGGCAAAATAGTTTTGCTATAGAGACTGAAGTGGAAGAAAAAGTGTCTGTGGTAGAGGAGATACTTCCAGACATTCCGCTGCAAGGCGTTATTGTTGTTTGCGCCTCTGATGATGAGCTTGCTGCACATGAGACCTTGTTGGTCGGTTTAGGTAAAGAAGTGCGTGGCCAAAGTATTTGGCATTCAAATAGTCAAACAGCAGAATAA
- the flhD gene encoding flagellar transcriptional regulator FlhD: MTPNDMMAEIRDANLSYLMLAQQMIRADKATAIFRLGIAKEIADLIEGLNNAQILKLAGSNMMLARFRFEDSAILCMLTNYNKERALAHSHAAILMAGQAVEEIH; encoded by the coding sequence ATGACACCGAACGATATGATGGCTGAAATTCGCGACGCTAACTTAAGTTATCTGATGCTCGCTCAGCAAATGATTCGTGCTGACAAAGCTACTGCGATATTTCGTTTAGGCATAGCGAAAGAAATCGCTGACCTGATTGAAGGGTTGAACAACGCACAGATTCTTAAGCTTGCTGGCTCTAACATGATGCTTGCTCGCTTTAGATTTGAAGACAGTGCCATTTTGTGCATGTTGACAAATTATAATAAAGAACGCGCCTTGGCACATTCTCATGCTGCAATTTTAATGGCTGGACAAGCTGTTGAAGAAATTCATTAA